A stretch of the Sphingobacterium thalpophilum genome encodes the following:
- a CDS encoding Gfo/Idh/MocA family oxidoreductase: MKEKNSSRRDFIKKSAIGAAAFSIVPRFVLGGQGYLAPSDHLTKGVIGVGNMGRGHFGYAGTKTVAICDVDKTHLAAAQRDLGGGVTEYHDFRELIKSPEVDIVHIATPPHWHGLMSIEAAKAGKDIWCEKPMTRTIGEGKKVKEAIAQHGNMFRLNTWFRFKDDFYGMNVPVSKIKKLVDTGMLGWPLKVTISKHTGFDWKFYWVGKENLPEEQVPAELDYDFWLGPAPYKPYNKHRVHTTFRGYWDYDGGGLGDMGQHYMDPVQYFLGKDNESPVSVDVDAPQQHPDAVGTWRRITFTYADGCQIILDGEAKDEKAAYIEGPNGKLYRGFKSDIPDLERKLAQYPEPAPQITDFLESVRTREKFALNEINGHRSCTLVNMGLAALRLNRSLKYDSQKEQFIDDDAANRLIDQPMRGPWSI; the protein is encoded by the coding sequence ATGAAAGAAAAGAATTCGTCGAGGCGTGATTTCATTAAAAAATCAGCAATAGGTGCTGCAGCATTTTCTATTGTACCACGCTTTGTACTTGGGGGCCAAGGATATCTTGCTCCAAGCGATCATCTAACCAAAGGCGTAATTGGCGTCGGTAATATGGGACGTGGACACTTCGGTTACGCAGGTACGAAAACAGTAGCCATCTGTGACGTAGACAAAACTCATCTTGCAGCAGCTCAAAGAGACCTCGGGGGTGGCGTAACAGAATATCATGATTTTCGGGAGCTCATTAAATCACCAGAAGTGGATATTGTCCACATTGCAACTCCACCGCATTGGCACGGCCTGATGTCCATTGAAGCAGCAAAAGCGGGTAAAGACATTTGGTGTGAAAAGCCGATGACACGGACTATCGGCGAAGGAAAAAAGGTGAAAGAAGCAATCGCACAACATGGCAACATGTTTCGCCTCAACACTTGGTTTCGCTTCAAAGATGATTTTTATGGAATGAATGTACCGGTCAGCAAAATCAAAAAACTTGTTGACACCGGCATGTTGGGCTGGCCACTGAAGGTGACCATCAGTAAGCATACGGGTTTCGACTGGAAGTTCTACTGGGTAGGCAAAGAAAATCTTCCGGAGGAGCAGGTTCCTGCTGAACTGGATTATGATTTCTGGTTAGGTCCGGCCCCGTATAAACCATACAACAAGCACCGTGTACATACTACCTTTAGAGGCTATTGGGATTATGATGGCGGTGGTTTGGGAGATATGGGCCAGCACTATATGGACCCCGTTCAATATTTTCTTGGAAAAGATAACGAGAGCCCTGTCAGCGTAGACGTGGACGCACCCCAGCAGCACCCTGACGCCGTCGGAACCTGGAGGCGCATTACATTTACGTACGCCGACGGATGCCAGATCATTCTGGATGGAGAGGCTAAAGATGAAAAAGCAGCTTATATCGAGGGGCCGAACGGGAAATTATATCGAGGATTTAAATCGGATATCCCTGATCTCGAACGAAAGCTTGCACAATATCCCGAACCAGCTCCGCAAATTACCGACTTTCTGGAATCCGTACGAACACGGGAAAAATTTGCACTGAATGAAATAAATGGACACCGTTCCTGTACACTTGTCAATATGGGATTAGCTGCACTACGGTTGAATAGATCATTAAAATACGACTCCCAAAAAGAGCAGTTTATCGATGATGATGCAGCAAACCGGTTAATCGATCAACCAATGCGAGGTCCTTGGTCCATCTAA
- a CDS encoding glycosyl hydrolase family 95 catalytic domain-containing protein codes for MKRRVLLSIIYTLVLYLSAALSQVKVAPLGRTIYEGIFTGNGLLGTMTYVSDQNSLRIDIGRTDVYDHRPHSADKLFDKARMSLGHFKLDFGTAILGAEGDIYLQEAFADAKVETDRGSVSVRTTTLSEDNIIVVEVFGKNFKGQHTLLWVPDSAISPRMKFSYTQKPKHYVPNPRGSQGQRGDVKYFDQPLTAGGGYTTAYRRWTSGDMDTYVITIGYSQKGQDYTAKAIDYLGNFDRRKIASALKVHRQWWADYYKASTLRLPDANYQRFYDMQLYKLASATRADKPAIDLQGPWTSPTPWPAYWHNLNIQLTYSPVFKANQLGIAESLIQMVDRNRENLRLNVPEPYRHNSIALGRSSAPDLWSPVALQKNVSLDGVPDEKKELGNLLWLLHSYYLYYRATMSSEVYDRLFPLLKSAVSYHLHLLEKDHAGKYYISVKTYSPEYSKGFAYNTNYDLSILRWGLKALLDLDNERGGRDSLHGMWKDVLTHLIAYPQDENGFMIATNVPYAESHRHYSHLMMIYPFYDVNWDQHENRSLIERSVAHWQSKKQWLQGYSFSGAASMYAMMGKGDAALASLDTLLNRYVKPNTLYAESGPVIETPLAAMASIQELCMQHWNGVLRIFPAVPTTWRELSFINFLADGGNLVSANRRNGKTERVQIKSQYGGTVVLKVDLQDPIVKLDRKGQYTIQENGFIRLNLSKGTTALIYERK; via the coding sequence ATGAAGCGAAGAGTTCTGCTTTCCATTATTTATACTTTAGTTCTGTATCTCAGTGCGGCTTTAAGCCAAGTCAAGGTGGCACCGCTTGGCAGGACGATTTATGAGGGAATCTTTACAGGCAATGGCCTGCTGGGAACCATGACCTATGTATCGGACCAGAATTCATTGCGAATTGATATTGGCCGAACAGATGTTTACGATCATCGTCCTCATTCTGCCGATAAGTTGTTTGACAAGGCCCGTATGTCATTGGGACATTTTAAACTGGATTTCGGAACTGCGATCCTCGGAGCTGAGGGCGATATTTATCTGCAAGAGGCGTTTGCCGATGCGAAAGTTGAGACGGATAGGGGAAGTGTCAGCGTGAGGACGACCACGCTTTCCGAAGATAATATTATCGTCGTGGAGGTATTCGGAAAGAATTTTAAAGGTCAGCATACACTACTGTGGGTGCCGGATTCGGCCATCAGTCCGCGCATGAAATTTTCCTATACACAAAAGCCGAAGCATTATGTTCCCAATCCAAGGGGATCCCAGGGCCAACGGGGCGATGTAAAGTACTTTGACCAGCCGTTGACTGCAGGTGGAGGATATACAACGGCCTATCGGCGATGGACATCCGGAGATATGGATACCTATGTGATCACAATAGGCTATAGTCAAAAGGGACAAGATTATACAGCAAAAGCAATTGATTATCTTGGAAACTTTGACCGCCGGAAGATTGCATCAGCGCTTAAAGTACATCGGCAATGGTGGGCCGACTACTATAAGGCCTCTACGTTGCGATTGCCGGATGCCAACTATCAGCGATTCTATGATATGCAATTATATAAGTTGGCCAGTGCAACCCGTGCCGACAAACCCGCGATAGATCTACAGGGTCCATGGACCAGTCCTACACCATGGCCTGCTTATTGGCATAATCTAAATATTCAGCTTACCTATTCGCCGGTCTTTAAAGCGAATCAGCTCGGTATTGCCGAGTCCTTGATCCAGATGGTCGACCGCAATCGAGAAAATCTCCGTCTCAACGTCCCCGAACCGTATCGTCATAACAGTATTGCACTAGGCCGGTCTTCTGCTCCGGATCTCTGGAGTCCGGTCGCGTTGCAGAAGAATGTTTCCCTGGACGGAGTGCCCGACGAGAAAAAAGAATTAGGCAATCTACTATGGCTTTTGCATAGCTACTATCTCTATTACAGAGCGACGATGTCTTCGGAGGTCTATGACCGTCTGTTTCCCCTGTTAAAATCGGCGGTCAGCTATCATCTGCATTTATTGGAAAAAGATCATGCCGGTAAATACTATATCAGTGTCAAAACGTATTCGCCGGAATACTCGAAAGGATTTGCTTACAATACAAATTATGACCTTTCTATTCTTCGATGGGGATTGAAAGCTCTTTTGGATTTAGATAACGAACGGGGGGGCAGAGACAGTCTACATGGCATGTGGAAGGATGTGCTCACCCATTTAATAGCATATCCACAGGATGAAAATGGCTTTATGATCGCTACCAATGTTCCCTACGCAGAGTCACACCGCCATTATTCGCATCTAATGATGATCTATCCCTTTTATGATGTGAATTGGGATCAGCATGAAAACAGGTCGCTTATTGAACGGTCTGTTGCTCATTGGCAGAGCAAAAAGCAATGGCTTCAGGGATATTCATTTTCGGGTGCGGCATCGATGTATGCCATGATGGGAAAAGGAGATGCTGCACTCGCATCGCTCGATACACTATTAAACCGGTATGTCAAGCCAAATACCTTATATGCAGAATCAGGACCTGTGATCGAAACTCCTCTGGCGGCGATGGCGAGTATTCAGGAATTGTGCATGCAGCACTGGAACGGCGTGTTACGTATATTTCCTGCTGTACCTACAACATGGCGGGAACTGTCGTTTATCAATTTTTTGGCTGATGGCGGGAATTTAGTATCCGCAAATCGACGGAACGGAAAGACTGAACGTGTTCAGATAAAAAGTCAGTATGGAGGCACTGTCGTTTTGAAAGTAGACTTACAGGATCCTATTGTAAAACTGGATCGTAAAGGTCAGTACACGATACAGGAAAATGGCTTCATTCGATTGAATCTGAGCAAGGGCACTACCGCGCTTATTTACGAACGGAAATAA
- a CDS encoding glycoside hydrolase family 88 protein codes for MKLRTQFLMMLWTALGTSTMVHGQVVKPKLSKEFIQQQLDGAAKQIKVLAEQTPADKFPKTFEHNKEVFSSSSWWCSGFYPGTLLYLYEGTKDQDLLKKAEEKLTYLEKEKNNKGTHDLGFMLFCSFGNALRITGNTAKYEPVLTTGAGSLASRYNPQTKTIRSWDHGAWQYPVIIDNMMNLEFLTQVSKLTGDKKYYDIAVAHAETTLKNHFRKDYSSYHVIDYDKNTGKVIGKKTHQGAFDESAWARGQGWALYGYTMMYRETGKKEFLEQAQHIAQYILNNPNLPSDLIPYWDFDKDKIAASDKMYPNKDLRDVSAAALYASAFLELSQYSQGSESGNYFAKAETIIKNLAKAPYLAAYGQNGGYILQHSVGALPLNSEVDVPLTYADYYYVEALVRYQRLLAGEPMVKELAK; via the coding sequence ATGAAATTAAGAACGCAATTTTTGATGATGCTGTGGACGGCTTTGGGAACAAGCACAATGGTCCATGGTCAGGTAGTAAAACCGAAGCTATCCAAAGAATTTATTCAGCAGCAGCTTGATGGAGCTGCCAAACAGATCAAGGTACTGGCGGAGCAGACACCAGCGGACAAATTTCCAAAGACTTTTGAGCATAACAAGGAAGTTTTCTCCTCATCGAGCTGGTGGTGTTCGGGTTTCTATCCGGGAACATTGCTCTACCTGTACGAGGGGACCAAAGATCAGGATCTTTTGAAAAAGGCGGAGGAGAAACTGACCTATCTTGAAAAAGAAAAGAATAATAAAGGAACACACGATTTGGGTTTTATGCTGTTCTGCAGTTTTGGCAATGCCCTCAGGATAACCGGTAACACGGCGAAATACGAACCCGTACTAACCACGGGAGCAGGTTCATTGGCATCCCGTTATAATCCGCAGACGAAAACCATCCGTTCCTGGGATCATGGGGCGTGGCAATATCCCGTGATTATAGATAATATGATGAACTTGGAGTTCCTGACACAGGTATCTAAATTGACCGGTGATAAAAAGTATTACGATATTGCTGTCGCCCATGCTGAAACGACATTAAAAAATCATTTCCGCAAAGATTATAGTTCGTATCATGTCATTGACTATGACAAAAATACCGGTAAGGTCATCGGCAAAAAAACACATCAGGGTGCATTTGATGAGTCTGCCTGGGCAAGGGGACAGGGCTGGGCCTTGTACGGCTATACCATGATGTACCGTGAGACGGGGAAAAAGGAGTTTTTGGAACAGGCTCAGCATATAGCGCAATATATTTTAAACAACCCCAATCTACCTTCCGATCTCATTCCTTACTGGGACTTTGATAAGGATAAGATCGCAGCGTCGGATAAGATGTATCCCAATAAAGATCTACGGGATGTATCCGCAGCGGCTTTGTACGCTTCGGCTTTCCTTGAACTTTCTCAATATAGCCAAGGAAGCGAATCTGGAAATTACTTTGCAAAGGCCGAAACCATCATTAAAAACTTAGCTAAGGCGCCTTATCTGGCAGCGTATGGCCAAAATGGCGGATACATTCTCCAGCACAGTGTCGGCGCACTACCGTTGAACTCCGAAGTGGATGTGCCGCTTACTTATGCTGATTATTATTATGTGGAGGCTCTGGTACGCTATCAGCGTCTACTGGCCGGCGAACCCATGGTTAAGGAACTAGCAAAATAA